Proteins encoded by one window of Panicum virgatum strain AP13 chromosome 7N, P.virgatum_v5, whole genome shotgun sequence:
- the LOC120682010 gene encoding glutathione S-transferase T3-like, whose product MRKAPGQVRDWAAPMRKQRTSGVAAHVPEQRTLGGAALVGAYGSGSFFNGGADGFFGSGGQNPIQPWMSQSSDPSTWGQNATPPGGFTNLMQPTLSQNFNFVGEHSQFAPFKPPRTLEDDIPSEEELSTPPTTKGNNAYVNVDISDEAPRTEKRIFWSQEEDVRMMSSWLLNSTDSTIGADRKNDQYWSDVEATYNETTPSHRRRNAKQIKDRFHKVNKWTDLFHGAWLKARMVYTSGYNDQMWIVKAHVFYIKDNEKLNLGPFVLMDVWNILKTEAKWITYNNGLKAARKRKGSGKENEGEDSRAIDVDELEEQPRPIGQKKAKKLKYAQSKVGDHIDLEELDKFGKIQCEEHANRLKVLEVQEKLSSEKIEQAKLAHLAAKEQKEAAQLQREAKKYELECKMFDTYNRLLSMDVSLMSDEEKLDHTNTMKYLKKKLFVEN is encoded by the exons ATGCGGAAGGCCCCGGGGCAAGTTCGGGATTGGGCGGCGCCGATGCGGAAGCAGAGGACTTCGGGCGTAGCGGCGCATGTGCCGGAGCAGAGGACTTTGGGCGGAGCGGCGCTTGTGGGTGCATATGGCTCCGGCAGCTTCTTCAATGGGGGCGCCGACGGTTTCTTTGGCAGTGGTGGACAGAACCCCATTCAGCCATGGATGTCTCAGTCTTCGGATCCTTCAACATG GGGTCAAAATGCAACACCTCCTGGAGGTTTTACAAACCTTATGCAGCCTACCTTGTCTCAGAATTTTAATTTTGTTGGAGAACATTCTCAATTTGCCCCATTCAAGCCGCCACGGACTTTGGAAGACGATATACCATCAGAGGAAGAATTGTCCACTCCACCAACAACAAAGGGTAATAATGCATATGTCAATGTTGACATCAGTGATGAGGCACCCAGGACTGAGAAGCGAATCTTTTGGTCTCAAGAAGAAGATGTTAGGATG ATGAGCTCTTGGTTGCTCAACTCAACAGACTCAACCATTGGTGCTGATAGGAAGAATGACCAATATTGGTCTGATGTTGAGGCAACGTACAATGAGACTACACCAAGTCATAGGCGTAGAAATGCCAAGCAAATCAAGGACCGTTTTCATAAGGTAAATAAGTGGACTGACCTTTTCCATGGTGCTTGGTTGAAGGCTAGAATGGTTTATACAAGTGGCTATAATGATCAAATGTGGATTGTGAAGGCCCATGTATTCTATATAAAAGACAATGAGAAACTCAACCTAGGTCCTTTTGTGTTGATGGATGTATGGAACATATTAAAAACTGAAGCAAAGTGGATTACATACAACAATGGGCTGAAAGCAGCAAGGAAAAGAAAGGGTTCAGGCAAGGAGAACGAAGGAGAGGATAGCAGGGCTATAGATGTAGATGAACTTGAGGAACAACCAAGACCAATAGGCCAAAAAAAAGCTAAAAAACTAAAATATGCCCAGAGTAAGGTGGGGGACCATATAGACCTTGAAGAGCTGGATAAATTTGGTAAAATCCAATGTGAAGAGCATGCAAATAGGCTCAAAGTACTAGAAGTGCAGGAAAAGTTATCATCTGAGAAGATTGAACAAGCCAAGCTTGCCCATCTTGCAGCAAAGGAACAAAAGGAGGCAGCACAGCTACAAAGGGAGGCAAAAAAATATGAACTAGAGTGTAAGATGTTTGACACATATAATCGCCTTTTGTCAATGGACGTATCATTGATGTCCGATGAAGAAAAGTTAGATCATACAAATACTATGAAGTACTTGAAAAAGAAATTATTTGTTGAGAATTGA